One part of the Flavobacterium johnsoniae UW101 genome encodes these proteins:
- a CDS encoding PorP/SprF family type IX secretion system membrane protein encodes MKKLGLIFMFFTIVCSAQQDAQFTQYMYNTIGINPAYAGSRGVLSVFGLYRTQWIGLDGAPETSTFSVNTPLTNSNLGLGVSLVNDKIGPTNENTLSADLSYSIPTSESFKLSFGIKATANLFNLDASKLSYEDQNDELFQDIKNKFTPNIGAGIYWHSDRAYLGLSVPNFIETNRYDNNDVAIFKEKINYYFMAGYVFNLDHLEYIKFKPALLTKMVEGAPLQVDVSGNFMFNDKFVLGLAYRWSASVSAMAGFQVTKGMYIGYGYDHETTQLRKYNSGSHEIFLRFDFFNNYSKLTSPRFF; translated from the coding sequence ATGAAAAAATTAGGTTTAATTTTTATGTTTTTTACCATTGTGTGTTCAGCGCAGCAAGATGCTCAGTTTACACAATACATGTACAACACTATCGGAATAAATCCGGCTTATGCAGGTTCGCGCGGCGTACTGAGTGTTTTTGGGTTATATCGTACACAATGGATTGGTCTTGACGGAGCGCCGGAAACAAGTACTTTTTCTGTAAACACACCTTTAACCAACAGCAATTTAGGATTAGGAGTTTCTTTGGTAAACGATAAAATCGGGCCAACGAACGAAAATACTTTATCTGCTGATTTGTCATACAGTATTCCAACATCAGAATCATTTAAACTTTCGTTTGGTATCAAGGCAACAGCCAATCTTTTTAATCTTGATGCTAGTAAATTGAGTTATGAAGATCAAAACGACGAATTATTTCAGGACATCAAAAATAAGTTTACACCCAATATTGGAGCCGGAATTTACTGGCATTCAGATCGTGCTTATTTAGGATTATCAGTTCCTAATTTTATCGAAACCAATCGCTATGACAATAATGATGTCGCTATTTTCAAAGAAAAAATAAACTATTACTTCATGGCAGGTTATGTATTTAATCTGGATCATTTAGAGTATATAAAATTCAAACCGGCATTGTTGACAAAAATGGTAGAAGGAGCACCTTTGCAGGTAGATGTTTCTGGTAATTTCATGTTCAATGATAAGTTCGTTCTTGGGCTTGCTTATCGCTGGAGTGCTTCGGTAAGTGCTATGGCAGGTTTTCAGGTTACAAAAGGCATGTATATAGGATATGGTTACGATCACGAAACCACACAATTAAGAAAATACAATTCAGGATCGCATGAGATTTTCCTTCGTTTTGATTTCTTTAATAATTACAGCAAACTTACCTCACCAAGATTCTTTTAA
- a CDS encoding OmpA family protein has translation MKLKKILFPILLLCFFMADAQTASIKNADKKYDSYAYADAIKAYEKLVEKGVREERIFQRLGNSYYFIGELKDALKYYQELFSINENQEADYLYKYAQCLKSEGNYTKADEILEKFSQKAPSDKRVVLFLKNRNYLEDIKSNSGRFDIADAGINSKDSDYGSTILDNKLVFTSARDTGSIIKKNFKWTNKAISTLYAVDLNPDGSIGKPMLFHKQNLQVNFNQSTPVFTKDGKTMYFTRNNSVDGKRKQNENKVTFLKLYKAVLINNEWKEVQELPFNSDEYSVAHPALSVDEKTLYFASDMPGTLGLSDIYKVSILSNGGFGAPENLGPEINTEGRETFPFISDENELYFASDGRPGLGGLDIFVSKITKECTFDEVQNVGEPINSKQDDFAFIINSKNRNGFFSSNRVNGHGLDDVYRFTENRRLICEQQISGTITDQETNETLSNVALILFDEAGKTAVEAKSDANGNYVFSNVKCGKKYYIKTAKEDYLFKEVSITLKKATGSASLPIALEKKPKPITAIPVVIKTNNSIKPVKVTIAVGTDLGKLLKIPMNFFDLGKATIKKSSVPQLQKMVDMLNQYPTIKVDIRSHTDSRSSSESNQILSDKRAQSTKDWLVSKGINADRLTAKGFGETQLVNKCADGVKCTEQQHQQNRRSEFIIVSL, from the coding sequence ATGAAGCTTAAAAAAATACTTTTTCCCATTTTGTTGCTTTGCTTTTTTATGGCAGATGCCCAAACGGCCAGTATAAAAAATGCAGATAAAAAATACGACAGTTACGCTTACGCGGATGCTATAAAAGCCTATGAAAAATTAGTTGAAAAAGGAGTTAGAGAAGAAAGAATATTTCAAAGACTTGGAAATTCCTATTATTTCATTGGCGAATTAAAAGACGCCTTAAAATACTATCAGGAATTATTCAGTATTAATGAAAATCAGGAAGCAGACTATTTGTATAAATATGCTCAATGCTTAAAATCAGAAGGGAATTATACTAAAGCCGATGAAATTTTAGAGAAATTCTCCCAAAAAGCACCTTCAGATAAAAGAGTCGTTTTATTCTTAAAAAACAGAAATTATTTAGAAGATATTAAATCAAATTCAGGACGTTTTGATATTGCAGATGCCGGAATCAACTCAAAAGATTCAGATTACGGAAGCACTATTTTAGACAATAAATTAGTCTTTACATCGGCAAGAGATACAGGTTCTATTATCAAAAAGAATTTTAAATGGACAAATAAAGCCATTTCAACTTTATATGCTGTAGATTTAAATCCAGACGGGAGCATTGGAAAACCAATGTTGTTTCATAAACAAAATCTGCAGGTTAACTTCAATCAGTCTACTCCCGTTTTTACAAAAGATGGTAAAACCATGTATTTTACCAGAAATAACTCAGTAGACGGAAAAAGAAAACAAAATGAAAACAAGGTCACATTTTTAAAACTATACAAAGCCGTTTTAATTAATAACGAATGGAAAGAAGTACAAGAACTTCCGTTTAACAGTGACGAATACAGCGTAGCGCATCCAGCTTTAAGTGTAGACGAAAAAACATTATATTTTGCATCAGATATGCCGGGAACGTTAGGACTTTCGGATATCTATAAAGTAAGCATACTTTCTAACGGAGGTTTTGGTGCACCAGAAAATTTAGGTCCAGAAATTAATACCGAAGGAAGAGAAACTTTTCCTTTTATTTCAGATGAAAACGAACTTTATTTTGCCAGTGACGGAAGACCAGGTTTAGGCGGACTGGATATTTTTGTTTCTAAAATTACCAAAGAATGCACTTTTGATGAAGTACAAAATGTTGGTGAACCAATTAACAGTAAACAAGACGATTTTGCTTTTATCATTAACAGTAAAAACAGAAATGGTTTTTTCTCTTCAAACCGAGTAAACGGCCATGGACTTGACGATGTATACCGATTTACAGAAAACAGAAGATTAATTTGCGAACAGCAGATATCCGGAACCATTACTGATCAGGAAACAAACGAAACACTTTCAAACGTTGCCTTGATTTTATTTGATGAAGCAGGTAAAACTGCTGTTGAAGCTAAATCAGATGCCAATGGAAATTATGTTTTTTCGAATGTAAAATGCGGTAAAAAGTACTATATCAAAACAGCTAAAGAAGATTATTTGTTTAAAGAAGTTTCGATAACACTGAAAAAGGCAACAGGATCTGCTTCTCTGCCAATAGCTTTAGAAAAGAAGCCAAAGCCAATTACAGCAATTCCGGTTGTAATAAAAACCAATAATTCGATTAAACCAGTTAAAGTTACCATTGCAGTTGGAACCGATTTAGGGAAATTATTAAAAATCCCGATGAACTTTTTTGATTTAGGAAAAGCCACAATCAAAAAATCGTCTGTACCTCAATTGCAAAAAATGGTCGATATGTTAAACCAATATCCAACAATTAAAGTCGATATTCGTTCGCATACAGACAGCCGTTCATCTTCAGAAAGCAATCAGATTTTATCAGATAAAAGAGCACAGTCTACCAAAGACTGGCTGGTAAGCAAAGGAATTAATGCAGACCGATTAACCGCAAAAGGATTTGGAGAAACACAATTAGTAAATAAATGTGCCGATGGTGTAAAATGTACAGAACAACAACATCAGCAAAACCGACGAAGCGAGTTTATAATCGTAAGTTTGTAA